In Candidatus Deferrimicrobiaceae bacterium, the following proteins share a genomic window:
- a CDS encoding DUF1858 domain-containing protein, with protein MIRKEMKIEDVLRKYPRTVAVFERFGIDCAGCQLSQFEDLEHGAKVHKIDLEALLTGLNESLKT; from the coding sequence ATGATCCGCAAGGAGATGAAGATCGAAGACGTCCTCCGGAAATATCCCCGGACGGTCGCCGTGTTCGAGAGGTTCGGGATCGACTGCGCGGGCTGCCAGCTTTCCCAGTTCGAGGATCTCGAACACGGGGCGAAGGTCCACAAGATCGACCTCGAGGCGCTTCTTACAGGATTGAACGAGTCGCTGAAAACCTAG